The Mauremys reevesii isolate NIE-2019 linkage group 1, ASM1616193v1, whole genome shotgun sequence genome has a segment encoding these proteins:
- the LOC120394230 gene encoding C-type lectin domain family 2 member L-like isoform X3 has translation MYRPESPVWRPGSPGYDSDCDSDSQNKKPHWALGCKIFKLTDHLIGGPPRHASCSIAIGRWTINPRWCLYPTSVPFPGLCSNIWLWRCTTGILAVVIVVILCIHLAVNSSSGKGSSGSPPPEPCPADWLYHQRKCYYLSETEKDWDSSQSFCSSHNSSLTVIENQQELNFIMKITKQDPWIGLHKTGEEFHWVNGTPLARNLLAVKGSGECAYIESDGVSSSGCSLTRGWVCKKTS, from the exons ATGTACCGACCAGAGTCACCAGTATGGAGGCCAGGTTCACCTGGCTATGACTCTGACTGTGACTCTGACTCACAGAACAAGAAACCTCACTGGGCTCTTGGCTGCAAAATCTTCAAACT AACTGACCATCTCATTGGGGGACCTCCTCGCCATGCGTCCTGTTCCATTGCCATAGGGAGATGGACCATCAACCCAAGATGGTGTTTATATCCAACTTCAGTTCCGTTTCCAG GGCTCTGCTCAAATATCTGGCTCTGGAGGTGCACTACAGGGATTCTTGCTGTTGTTATAGTTGTGATCTTGTGTATTCACCTTG cAGTAAATAGCTCATCAGGGAAAGGTTCTTCAGGCTCTCCTCCTCCAGAACCATGCCCTGCCGACTGGCTGTACCACCAAAGGAAATGTTACTACTTATCTGAGACAGAAAAGGACTGGGACTCCAGTCAGAGCTTTTGTTCCTCACACAACAGCTCCCTAACCGTAATTGAAAACCAGCAGGAACTG AACTTTATAATGAAAATAACAAAGCAAGATCCGTGGATTGGACTTCACAAGACAGGAGAAGAATTCCATTGGGTAAACGGGACTCCATTGGCTAGAAATCT GTTGGCAGTAAAGGGTTCTGGAGAATGTGCCTATATTGAATCAGATGGGGTCTCCAGTTCTGGATGCTCATTAACCAGGGGTTGGGTCTGTAAAAAAACCTCTTAG
- the LOC120394230 gene encoding C-type lectin domain family 2 member L-like isoform X1, producing the protein MYRPESPVWRPGSPGYDSDCDSDSQNKKPHWALGCKIFKLCQGHWCFIPPGAWRCLLATDHLIGGPPRHASCSIAIGRWTINPRWCLYPTSVPFPGLCSNIWLWRCTTGILAVVIVVILCIHLAVNSSSGKGSSGSPPPEPCPADWLYHQRKCYYLSETEKDWDSSQSFCSSHNSSLTVIENQQELNFIMKITKQDPWIGLHKTGEEFHWVNGTPLARNLLAVKGSGECAYIESDGVSSSGCSLTRGWVCKKTS; encoded by the exons ATGTACCGACCAGAGTCACCAGTATGGAGGCCAGGTTCACCTGGCTATGACTCTGACTGTGACTCTGACTCACAGAACAAGAAACCTCACTGGGCTCTTGGCTGCAAAATCTTCAAACT GTGCCAAGGACACTGGTGCTTCAtccccccaggagcctggagaTGTCTGTTAGC AACTGACCATCTCATTGGGGGACCTCCTCGCCATGCGTCCTGTTCCATTGCCATAGGGAGATGGACCATCAACCCAAGATGGTGTTTATATCCAACTTCAGTTCCGTTTCCAG GGCTCTGCTCAAATATCTGGCTCTGGAGGTGCACTACAGGGATTCTTGCTGTTGTTATAGTTGTGATCTTGTGTATTCACCTTG cAGTAAATAGCTCATCAGGGAAAGGTTCTTCAGGCTCTCCTCCTCCAGAACCATGCCCTGCCGACTGGCTGTACCACCAAAGGAAATGTTACTACTTATCTGAGACAGAAAAGGACTGGGACTCCAGTCAGAGCTTTTGTTCCTCACACAACAGCTCCCTAACCGTAATTGAAAACCAGCAGGAACTG AACTTTATAATGAAAATAACAAAGCAAGATCCGTGGATTGGACTTCACAAGACAGGAGAAGAATTCCATTGGGTAAACGGGACTCCATTGGCTAGAAATCT GTTGGCAGTAAAGGGTTCTGGAGAATGTGCCTATATTGAATCAGATGGGGTCTCCAGTTCTGGATGCTCATTAACCAGGGGTTGGGTCTGTAAAAAAACCTCTTAG
- the LOC120394230 gene encoding C-type lectin domain family 2 member L-like isoform X4, whose product MCSRIFIRCQGHWCFIPPGAWRCLLATDHLIGGPPRHASCSIAIGRWTINPRWCLYPTSVPFPGLCSNIWLWRCTTGILAVVIVVILCIHLAVNSSSGKGSSGSPPPEPCPADWLYHQRKCYYLSETEKDWDSSQSFCSSHNSSLTVIENQQELNFIMKITKQDPWIGLHKTGEEFHWVNGTPLARNLLAVKGSGECAYIESDGVSSSGCSLTRGWVCKKTS is encoded by the exons ATGTGTTCAAGAATCTTTATCAG GTGCCAAGGACACTGGTGCTTCAtccccccaggagcctggagaTGTCTGTTAGC AACTGACCATCTCATTGGGGGACCTCCTCGCCATGCGTCCTGTTCCATTGCCATAGGGAGATGGACCATCAACCCAAGATGGTGTTTATATCCAACTTCAGTTCCGTTTCCAG GGCTCTGCTCAAATATCTGGCTCTGGAGGTGCACTACAGGGATTCTTGCTGTTGTTATAGTTGTGATCTTGTGTATTCACCTTG cAGTAAATAGCTCATCAGGGAAAGGTTCTTCAGGCTCTCCTCCTCCAGAACCATGCCCTGCCGACTGGCTGTACCACCAAAGGAAATGTTACTACTTATCTGAGACAGAAAAGGACTGGGACTCCAGTCAGAGCTTTTGTTCCTCACACAACAGCTCCCTAACCGTAATTGAAAACCAGCAGGAACTG AACTTTATAATGAAAATAACAAAGCAAGATCCGTGGATTGGACTTCACAAGACAGGAGAAGAATTCCATTGGGTAAACGGGACTCCATTGGCTAGAAATCT GTTGGCAGTAAAGGGTTCTGGAGAATGTGCCTATATTGAATCAGATGGGGTCTCCAGTTCTGGATGCTCATTAACCAGGGGTTGGGTCTGTAAAAAAACCTCTTAG
- the LOC120394230 gene encoding C-type lectin domain family 2 member L-like isoform X2 produces MYRPESPVWRPGSPGYDSDCDSDSQNKKPHWALGCKIFKLCQGHWCFIPPGAWRCLLATDHLIGGPPRHASCSIAIGRWTINPRWCLYPTSVPFPGLCSNIWLWRCTTGILAVVIVVILCIHLVNSSSGKGSSGSPPPEPCPADWLYHQRKCYYLSETEKDWDSSQSFCSSHNSSLTVIENQQELNFIMKITKQDPWIGLHKTGEEFHWVNGTPLARNLLAVKGSGECAYIESDGVSSSGCSLTRGWVCKKTS; encoded by the exons ATGTACCGACCAGAGTCACCAGTATGGAGGCCAGGTTCACCTGGCTATGACTCTGACTGTGACTCTGACTCACAGAACAAGAAACCTCACTGGGCTCTTGGCTGCAAAATCTTCAAACT GTGCCAAGGACACTGGTGCTTCAtccccccaggagcctggagaTGTCTGTTAGC AACTGACCATCTCATTGGGGGACCTCCTCGCCATGCGTCCTGTTCCATTGCCATAGGGAGATGGACCATCAACCCAAGATGGTGTTTATATCCAACTTCAGTTCCGTTTCCAG GGCTCTGCTCAAATATCTGGCTCTGGAGGTGCACTACAGGGATTCTTGCTGTTGTTATAGTTGTGATCTTGTGTATTCACCTTG TAAATAGCTCATCAGGGAAAGGTTCTTCAGGCTCTCCTCCTCCAGAACCATGCCCTGCCGACTGGCTGTACCACCAAAGGAAATGTTACTACTTATCTGAGACAGAAAAGGACTGGGACTCCAGTCAGAGCTTTTGTTCCTCACACAACAGCTCCCTAACCGTAATTGAAAACCAGCAGGAACTG AACTTTATAATGAAAATAACAAAGCAAGATCCGTGGATTGGACTTCACAAGACAGGAGAAGAATTCCATTGGGTAAACGGGACTCCATTGGCTAGAAATCT GTTGGCAGTAAAGGGTTCTGGAGAATGTGCCTATATTGAATCAGATGGGGTCTCCAGTTCTGGATGCTCATTAACCAGGGGTTGGGTCTGTAAAAAAACCTCTTAG